From the genome of Acidobacteriota bacterium:
AACCAGGTGCTCGAGGTCGTCGATCGCACCACCCGGGTCCTCGGCGCGCCGCGCCGCGTCAGCCCGACGCCAGAGCAGGACCGGATCGTCAGGCACGGTCTCGAGCAAGTGGTTGACCAGCCACAGGGCTTCGGGTTCCCGGCCCAGCCCCCGACGGTCCAGGGCCGCGAGCAACCGCCGAGCCACCATCTCCCAGGCCTCACGGGTCTCGGCCTCGTCGAGCTGCCGGCGCAGGTCCAGGATCTGGCCATCGGTGGGCCGACCGGCCTGGATTTCGGGGTCGGTGGCATCCGGCGCCGAGGGGCCGGCGACCACCACCAGGGGAAGCGCCAGCAGGCCCAGGAGTGCTGCTCTCGTCGCTGTTCTCATCTTCGTCCTTGCGACCCGGTCCCCGGGTGTTTTTTTTTCCCATGGGCCGTCGTCTTTCCGTCCTTCAAGCAAAGGACGTGCCGTTCTGGCCCACATGGAGCCAGCAGGCCTGCAACCGGCTGCTAACTAAGCGCTTGCGATTCCCGCCGGCGCTGGGAAGACCGACTTGTCGGCGCACCACGCTGACAACAGGCGGCTGAAGCGGAAGGAGAGAAGGTCGAACTCTTGACACCCCGGCCCGTCGAACTATGTATAGAGCTTGAACAGGGGAGTGATGGCGCCGTCATGAGCATCGGGCTGAAGATCCGCCGGAAGGGATAGGGACAACAGTGGGGACTCCTGTGACCAAATCAACCGAGGTACCGACCAGCTCAGAACGTCTCGATATCATCGTTGCCGAGGACGACCGGTCGCTGCTTCCCATGATCGTCGATTACCTCTCCAAGCTTGGTCACCGGGTCCGCAGCGCCTCGTGCGGGGAACGGGCCCTGGAAATGCTCTCCCAGCAGCCGGCGGACGCCCTGGTCACCGACCTCAAACTGCCCGAAATGACCGGGCAGGACCTCTTGCGCCAGGCCCGCGAGCACTTTCCGGGCCTGGTGGTGATCGTGATGACCGGCTTCGCCACGATCCACTCGGCGGTGGAGGCCATGCGCTACGGGGCCTCGGACTACTTGCCCAAGCCCTTTGCCATGGCCCAGCTCAAACTGGCCCTCGAACGGGCCGTGGCCCACCGCAAGCTCCAGGAGGAAAACTCCCGCCTGCGGACCCGGATCCACCAGCTCACCAGCTTCGACCGGATCATCGGCAAGTCTCCCGCCATGCAGCGCGTGTTCCGCCTGCTCGAAAAGGTCTGCCAGGTGGACTCCACCGTGCTGATCTCCGGAGAGAGTGGCGTGGGCAAGGAACTGATCGTCCAGGCGCTGCACTACCGGCACCCGCTGCGCAAGAACGGCAAGCTGATCCCCGTGCACTGCGGGGCGATTCCCGACAACCTGATCGAGTCCGAACTTTTCGGCCACGTCAAGGGGGCGTTCACCGGCGCGGAACGAGACAAGCCGGGTCGCTTCGAGATGGCCGACGGCGGCACCCTCTTCCTCGACGAAATCGGCACGATGAAGCCGGATCTTCAGGTCAAGCTGCTACGCGTGCTGCAGACCCGCCAGGTGCAACGGGTTGGCGGCACCAAGTCGATTCCCGTGGACGTCAGGGTCGTAGCGGCTTCCAACGAAGACCTCAAGGCCAAGGTCGAGCGGGGTGAGTTCCGGGAAGACCTCTATTTCCGGCTTTGCGTGATCCCGATCTATGTCCCCCCCCTGCGGGAACGGCGCAGTGACATCCCCTTGCTGGCGGCCCACTTCACCGCCAAGTACGCCAGCCGCAATCAGCTGCCGGCCAAGGAAATCACCCAGGAAGCCATGCGCGCCCTGACACGCCACGACTGGCCGGGTAACGTGCGGGAACTGGAGAACGCCATCGAGTTCGCCACGGTGATGTCGGCGGGCAGGACGGTCATCGAAGTCTCCGACCTGCCGATCGAGATCTCCGAAGCTCCGCAGGCGACGGCCATCCCCTTCCAGGTCACCGAGGAGGGCCTCGATTTCCGCAGCGTCGTCTCGGAGGTGGAGAAGAACCTGATTCTCCAGAGCCTCGAACTGACCGGCGGCAACAAGGCCCGCGCCGCGCAACTGCTGGCGCTCAAGCGCACCACCTTCGTCGAGAAGCTCAAGCGCATCGCCCAGGACGAAGTGCTGATGTAGCTGCCGGAGGGATCTGGCGCACCGCTTTTTTGATTCGGTTTCTTCCGCATGATTTCAGCGGGGCTCTTTTGCCGCCCGACGCTCTTCCATCCCGGGAAAAGCGGGGTATTCTTCGCGCTGTAGCGTGGGGCTGGGAGAGCGGATTCGGGTCTTGGCCCGCGTCCAGGTGCGGAGGAACAAGCTTCATGTCTGGAACAACGATCGAGATCAAGGATCGCGATGACGAGGGACTTCCGGCGGTCGAGCTAGGCGACATCCTGCCACTGGTGGAGGAAAAGGGACGCACCCTGAAATGGGCGATCCTCAACCTCTATGCCGTCGGCAATCCTCACCGGCTGGGACGCACCATGCGTGAATTGGGCGACGAGGTCAGTCGCTCACCCCATGGGGTCCTGCTCAACTGGGACGAACTCGAGGAATTCTCACGCTCGGTGTTCCAGATCATGGACGCCGTGATCGTGGGCTGCCGGGACGCCGAACGCCTGCCGCGGAAAGACGAAGTGGAGCAGCGGGACGGCGATTGCGAAATCGTCATTCGGGCCATCGACGCCTCCCGCTGGCGCCTGAGCGCCATGGACGACAGCATGATGTCGCGTTTCCGACACGTCTTCCGGGACTGGAGCATGGTCGGCGAACAGCAGGGCGAATCCTGAGGCCGACCGAAGGGGACTTTCAGCCGGAGCGGCCGGCCCGGGCGTAGCCGGAGATCGCCAGCCGCCGGCGCTGCCCCTGGCCGAGGCGGATGGCCAGCTCGTCGCGCAAGGCGCACAGGAGGCTCAAGGTCCGGTCGCCCTCCTCACGCACTTTTTCGAGTACTTGCTGGATCTCCGGGGGCGGCACCCGGTCCGCGGGCACTTGCCGCATCAACTCCCGACGCTGCTCGAGAGCCGCCGGCACCTCCTCGAGGCGCCCCTCGGCGATCAAGCGCTGCTCGTCGGCCACCATCTCCAGCAGCCTCCGGGCGATCGCCTCCAGGTCCTCGACCCGGCTCACGGCGTGACCGCCATCGCCTCGGCCATCTGCTTCTCCCGGGCCTCGGCCCAGGCATCCCGCAGGGGCGTCAGCAATTCGGCGACTTCCCGCAGTCCGGCGGGATCCTTATCGAGATGGGCCTGCATGATCTGCCTCCTGCAATAGGAGTAGATCCGGTCCAGGTTGACGGCAACCTCTCCGCCGGCGTCGATGTTCAGCACGGCCTGGAGTTCTCCGACGATGTCGGTGGCCCGCCGAATCGGCTCGGCGGCGCGGGCAGGGTCACCGCCGGCAAGGGCGTCGGCCCCGCGGTGGAGGAAGCCGATCATACCGTCGTAGAGACGAACCACGAGACCCATCGGATCGTCCGCTTCGATCTGGGTCGCCTGGTAGGCCTGCCGGGCCTTCTGGGTGAGCATGAACTGGTTCATCCAAAGATTCCCACTCGTCGGTGGCCGATGACGGCCTATCTCGGAACGCTGGTCAGTGACGCCTGAAGCTGCTGGAGCTGGGCGATGGCCTGTTCAGCAGCCGAAAACTGCCTGACCATGAGTTCTTCCTTGCGGGCCAGCGCCGCCTCGAGGGCCTCGATCCGCCTCTCTGCGACATCGATCGAATCGTCGTAGCTATCCTGGATCGACTTGAGGACCCCCTCGTAAGGGTCGGTCAGGCCGTCGATCTTGTCGTTGAAGGACTCGATGACACCGGCACTGTAGCCTACCGTGCCGAAATTACCGCCCTTGGCCGTGATCGAGGCCGCCGTGGCATAGACCGTGACGATCAACCCGTCCATGTTGGTCCCATCGGCCCCGATCAACTGCTGGCCGATTCCCTGGGCCGCCTGGCCACCGATACTGCCGGCCACGTCGATACCGGTATCCGTCAACTGGGTCGTGCCGATGCCGGTGCTGTTGCCGTCCGCCAGATCGGCCACGTCGCTGGTGACGCGGATCGTGTAGTCGTCACCGTAGTCGTCCGCCCGGATGTGAAGTACGCCGGAGGAGGAATAGGCCGTGGCGGCCATGCCGTTGAGCTCGAAGGCACTGTTGATCTTGGAGACCACGTCGGTGATCGTGTCGCCCGCGGCCAGGGCCACATTGAGCGAGCTGCTGTTGAGCTCGATCGTCAGATTCTCGGCCTGACTGAGGCCGCCCGCGGCGATCGCCGTCGATCCGGCCACGTCGGCCCTTTCCGCAGCCTGGGTCACGGTCACCGCGTAGGTGCCCGCCACCGTGCGAGAGCTGGCGCTGTCGAAGACAACAGAGCTGTCCGTGGTCGAGCCGGTGGACATCAGCACAGCGGCGATTTCATCGAAGCGCCCCGCATCGACCAGGGCGTCGAACTTGGATCCCTCGAACTCGAGACGGCCGGTCCCGTCATCGGCGAAGGTGATGCCCAGCTCCGAAAGTGAAGAGAGTTTGCCGCTCGGAATGCCCGTGACACTGCCGGTGACGATCGACTGCAGGTCGAGCTGCACCTGGCGTACGGTCAGCGAACCGGCGACCGCGGAGGCGGCGCGGAACTCGGGAGTGCCGAATTGCTGGTCGAAGTAGTCGTTCACCTCGTTGTACGCGTCGACGAACTCCTGGAGCGACTTCTTGGCCGTTTCCGTGTCCTCGCTGACAGTCAGCGTGACTGCCGAAGACGTCGTGCCGGTCAGGGAGAGGGTCACTCCCTGGATCGCTCCGGTGACGGAGTTGCTCGACGAGGTGATGGAGACGCCGTCCACGTCGAGCACCGCGTCCTGGGCGGCCTGCAATTCGTTACCCGCGGTATCGAGATTGAGGTTGGTCGTATCGGTGATGGTCAGGCTGTGGGTCGTTCCGGTCTCTTCCGAACGCACGACGAGGATGTCGCTGGTCCCATCGTTGATGACCGTCGCGATGACGCCTTCGTCGGCGTTGTTGATTTCGTCCGCGATGGCCTGGAGCGAGTTGTTCCCGTTGGCCGAGCTGACGTTGACGGTAATCAGGTTGTTTCCCCCGGCCTGGATGGTGATCGTCCCATCGGTGACCAGGGGCGAATAGCGATCGCTCAGTCCATCCGAACGCACCCGGTGCGCCTGGGCGATCTGGGTCACATTGATTTGGTAAGATCCGGCAGACGCCTTGGAAGTGGCCTTCGCGGTCAGGGCATCCGAAGAAGAGAGGGACGTCGAGCGACCCGCGAGCTTGGCGCTGTCGTCGAGGCCCTCGAGCTTGGAGACGAAATCGTCGAGAAGGCCGGAGAACTGCGAAAAGGAGCTCTTGGCACGCTCGAAAGTGTCGATGCGATCCTGGATCGAATCGATCGGGACACGCCCGGCCTGCAGGACGGCATCGATGATCGCCCTGTAGTCCATACCGGAAGCGAAGCCCTGTCCAAACTGCACGGAGCCCAAAGGCATAGGGGTGTTCCTCCTTGCCGTTCCACGGGTCCGGGGACCCGAACGTGGACGATCAAGCCGTTTCGTCGATCAACATGCCGAGAAAGCGCTCGAGTTTCTTGGCAAACTCGATCTGCTCCTCGCTGGGGATCGTCCGTAGAACCTTATCGGTTCTCGCATCGAGAACCTTGAGCTGGAACACTCCTTCCTCTACATGTTCATAGTCGAAACGCAGCTCGCGGAGATATCCACGTTCCTGGACCTCCGTCAAGCGCCTTCCGATGTCTTCCGCGACTTCTCGCATGGAGGGCTGATCCGGGGGACCCGTCCCTTCCTTCCGTGGTACCGGTTCCTGTCCTTGTCCGACGGGCTGGCCCGCTGGAGCCACCGTGAGAGTGTCGCTGGATCGCCCACTTACGTCTTCTTTTTGCCCTCCAGCCTTCTCCCGGGGGCGCAGGGGCGACACGGAGGTGACAGGAGGGACCGCATCCATCATCTCGCTGGTCATCTCTTGGCCTCCTCGAGTTCGAAAGTCCTCGGGCAGGGCGGGACACCGTGCCCCGCCCTGTCAAAAGGACCGCCCCGTTATCCGAGCAGGGACAGTACGCTCTGGCTCGAGATGTTCGCCTGAGCCAGGGCCGAGATCCCGGTCTGGTTGAGCACCTGGAACTTGGTCAGGTTCACCACCTCCGCCGCGATGTCCGCGTCGCTGATCTGGGACTCGGCGGCCTTGAGGTTCTCCGCCTGCACCGTGATGACCTGGATCGCGTTGGTCAGACGGTTGTAGACGGCACCCAAATCACCGCGATTCGAAGCGATGGTGTCGATGGCGCTCTGCAGGGCCACCAGCTCGTCCTGGGCAGAGGAGGCCAGGTTCAGCACGGTGCCGGCGGTATTGAGGCCGAGACCGGCGGCCGTGACGGCGGTCGTGGTGATCCGCAGGCTGTCGTTGGCGGTGTTGCCCATTCCGATCTGGACGTCGACGGTGGCACCGCCGGCGCTGAGCAGGTTGACGCCGTTGAACT
Proteins encoded in this window:
- a CDS encoding flagellar protein FlaG, coding for MREVAEDIGRRLTEVQERGYLRELRFDYEHVEEGVFQLKVLDARTDKVLRTIPSEEQIEFAKKLERFLGMLIDETA
- a CDS encoding sigma-54 dependent transcriptional regulator, which translates into the protein MTKSTEVPTSSERLDIIVAEDDRSLLPMIVDYLSKLGHRVRSASCGERALEMLSQQPADALVTDLKLPEMTGQDLLRQAREHFPGLVVIVMTGFATIHSAVEAMRYGASDYLPKPFAMAQLKLALERAVAHRKLQEENSRLRTRIHQLTSFDRIIGKSPAMQRVFRLLEKVCQVDSTVLISGESGVGKELIVQALHYRHPLRKNGKLIPVHCGAIPDNLIESELFGHVKGAFTGAERDKPGRFEMADGGTLFLDEIGTMKPDLQVKLLRVLQTRQVQRVGGTKSIPVDVRVVAASNEDLKAKVERGEFREDLYFRLCVIPIYVPPLRERRSDIPLLAAHFTAKYASRNQLPAKEITQEAMRALTRHDWPGNVRELENAIEFATVMSAGRTVIEVSDLPIEISEAPQATAIPFQVTEEGLDFRSVVSEVEKNLILQSLELTGGNKARAAQLLALKRTTFVEKLKRIAQDEVLM
- the fliS gene encoding flagellar export chaperone FliS, with product MNQFMLTQKARQAYQATQIEADDPMGLVVRLYDGMIGFLHRGADALAGGDPARAAEPIRRATDIVGELQAVLNIDAGGEVAVNLDRIYSYCRRQIMQAHLDKDPAGLREVAELLTPLRDAWAEAREKQMAEAMAVTP
- the fliD gene encoding flagellar filament capping protein FliD, with product MPLGSVQFGQGFASGMDYRAIIDAVLQAGRVPIDSIQDRIDTFERAKSSFSQFSGLLDDFVSKLEGLDDSAKLAGRSTSLSSSDALTAKATSKASAGSYQINVTQIAQAHRVRSDGLSDRYSPLVTDGTITIQAGGNNLITVNVSSANGNNSLQAIADEINNADEGVIATVINDGTSDILVVRSEETGTTHSLTITDTTNLNLDTAGNELQAAQDAVLDVDGVSITSSSNSVTGAIQGVTLSLTGTTSSAVTLTVSEDTETAKKSLQEFVDAYNEVNDYFDQQFGTPEFRAASAVAGSLTVRQVQLDLQSIVTGSVTGIPSGKLSSLSELGITFADDGTGRLEFEGSKFDALVDAGRFDEIAAVLMSTGSTTDSSVVFDSASSRTVAGTYAVTVTQAAERADVAGSTAIAAGGLSQAENLTIELNSSSLNVALAAGDTITDVVSKINSAFELNGMAATAYSSSGVLHIRADDYGDDYTIRVTSDVADLADGNSTGIGTTQLTDTGIDVAGSIGGQAAQGIGQQLIGADGTNMDGLIVTVYATAASITAKGGNFGTVGYSAGVIESFNDKIDGLTDPYEGVLKSIQDSYDDSIDVAERRIEALEAALARKEELMVRQFSAAEQAIAQLQQLQASLTSVPR
- a CDS encoding flagellin, with product MAGFSVVSNLGALNAMNKLSKTQIGMSRTLERLSSGLRINGAKDDAAGLAIADALRADVAALNQGVRNANDGIGVINVTDSALGEISNLLQRAVTLASQAASETSGADNSTSKGALNDEYTAILNEIDRIASTVEFNGVNLLSAGGATVDVQIGMGNTANDSLRITTTAVTAAGLGLNTAGTVLNLASSAQDELVALQSAIDTIASNRGDLGAVYNRLTNAIQVITVQAENLKAAESQISDADIAAEVVNLTKFQVLNQTGISALAQANISSQSVLSLLG